Proteins encoded by one window of Pseudomonadota bacterium:
- a CDS encoding FAD-dependent oxidoreductase codes for MSTPFPHLFSEIEIGGCVVPNRIASTGHHTYLSDEVPDERLIAYHQARAKGGAGLIVTEIVAVHETAGFSPDLLKAASPDVIPAYAELAKACHAYGTRLFAQLFHPGREILSAHAGMMPIAYAPSAVPNERFHIMPKPMSDALITDVIKGYGQAAGHLAEAGFDGFEIVASQGYLPSQFLNPRVNLRDDAWGGDADRRLRFLREVISAIRQATDGHVVGMRISGAELDAEGLTDAEVLDVVRAIDNDLDYVSVVAGTSASLGGSMHVVPAMGFEHAYVAPFAAAVKAATTIPVIVTGRINQPQVAEQVIAEEQADLCGMTRAMICDADMAAKAKSGRLDDIRACIACNQACIGRAHKGLGISCIQHPESGRELEYGALPAAPARRTVLVAGGGPAGMKAAATAAARGHDVTLYESQPQLGGQARLAQTLPGRDEFGGIVTNLEREMALAGVRIVKGTVVTANLVRDLQPDSVIVATGASPYLPRLDGIDDSAHVVTAWDVLQDRVNIGASVAIADWRADWIGLGLAERLAKAGSAVTLCVNAAMAGETLQIYMRNHYVARLHRLGVTIRTHARLYGADDGAAYFQDTLTEEPIILDDIDTVVLALGHQAEATLEHELAGLGVDVLAIGDCVVPRTAEEAVFEGMQAGRTV; via the coding sequence GTGAGCACACCCTTCCCTCACTTGTTCTCCGAGATTGAGATTGGCGGATGCGTCGTGCCCAACCGAATCGCCTCGACCGGCCATCACACCTACCTCTCCGACGAGGTGCCGGATGAAAGGCTGATTGCCTACCACCAAGCCCGCGCCAAGGGCGGCGCCGGCCTTATCGTGACCGAGATCGTCGCGGTTCACGAGACCGCTGGCTTCTCACCTGATCTCTTGAAGGCGGCCAGCCCGGACGTCATTCCCGCCTATGCAGAGCTGGCCAAGGCGTGTCATGCGTACGGCACGCGCCTGTTCGCCCAACTGTTTCACCCGGGACGCGAGATCCTTTCCGCGCACGCGGGCATGATGCCGATTGCCTATGCGCCGTCGGCGGTGCCGAACGAACGTTTCCACATCATGCCCAAGCCGATGTCGGACGCGCTGATCACCGATGTCATCAAGGGCTACGGGCAAGCGGCAGGTCATCTGGCCGAAGCCGGCTTTGATGGTTTCGAAATCGTCGCGAGCCAGGGTTACCTGCCGTCGCAATTCCTAAACCCGCGCGTCAACCTGCGTGACGATGCCTGGGGCGGCGATGCTGACCGACGCTTGCGCTTTCTAAGAGAGGTTATCAGCGCCATACGGCAGGCAACCGACGGCCATGTTGTCGGCATGCGCATCTCCGGCGCGGAGTTGGACGCGGAAGGACTGACCGACGCGGAAGTCCTGGACGTTGTCCGAGCCATCGACAACGACCTTGACTATGTCAGCGTTGTCGCCGGGACATCCGCCAGTCTCGGCGGGTCGATGCACGTCGTGCCGGCCATGGGTTTCGAGCACGCCTATGTCGCGCCGTTCGCCGCAGCGGTCAAAGCGGCGACGACGATCCCGGTCATCGTCACCGGCCGTATCAACCAACCGCAGGTGGCCGAGCAGGTTATCGCGGAGGAACAAGCCGACCTCTGCGGCATGACGCGCGCCATGATCTGCGATGCCGACATGGCGGCGAAGGCGAAGAGCGGCCGGCTCGATGACATCCGCGCCTGCATCGCCTGCAACCAGGCCTGTATCGGACGCGCTCACAAGGGCCTTGGCATCTCCTGTATCCAGCATCCGGAATCCGGTCGCGAGCTTGAGTATGGCGCGCTGCCCGCCGCGCCCGCGCGCCGGACCGTTCTGGTCGCGGGCGGCGGCCCGGCCGGCATGAAGGCCGCCGCGACGGCGGCAGCGCGGGGCCACGACGTCACGCTCTACGAAAGCCAGCCACAACTTGGCGGCCAGGCGCGGCTTGCCCAGACGCTGCCCGGCCGCGACGAATTCGGCGGTATCGTCACCAACCTCGAGCGCGAGATGGCCCTGGCCGGCGTGAGAATTGTCAAAGGCACGGTCGTCACCGCCAATCTCGTCCGCGACCTTCAGCCTGACAGCGTCATCGTTGCGACCGGCGCTTCACCGTACCTTCCGCGTCTCGACGGGATCGACGACAGCGCCCATGTAGTGACCGCGTGGGACGTGTTGCAGGACCGGGTCAATATCGGTGCGTCCGTCGCGATTGCCGATTGGCGCGCCGACTGGATCGGCCTGGGCCTGGCGGAGCGGCTGGCGAAGGCCGGGTCCGCCGTAACCCTGTGCGTCAACGCGGCCATGGCGGGTGAGACATTGCAGATCTACATGCGCAACCACTATGTCGCACGCCTGCACCGTCTGGGCGTTACGATCCGCACCCATGCGCGCCTCTACGGCGCTGATGACGGTGCGGCCTATTTCCAGGACACGTTGACCGAAGAGCCGATCATTCTGGACGACATCGATACGGTGGTGCTGGCCTTGGGCCACCAGGCTGAAGCCACCTTGGAGCATGAGCTGGCGGGGCTCGGGGTCGACGTTTTGGCGATCGGTGACTGTGTTGTGCCGCGCACGGCGGAAGAAGCCGTTTTCGAAGGCATGCAAGCGGGGAGAACGGTGTGA
- a CDS encoding thiamine pyrophosphate-binding protein — MNNKPTIKGGDAVYRVLRDQGVTTVFGLLGGSMLELYDALHGGNEIAYIGARDERAAGHMADAYARISGGPGVVLGAQAGPGVVNLTTAVAEAHLAYSPLVVIAGAIQRADLGKDTFQEVDQVGLFAPISKRSIMVNEPERLAPMLRDAMRLAMSGRRGPVVLHVPRDLFATNVAEPEPGPVAIAKAGPPAPDEIASMVSLLAKAKAPIIVAGGGLKWAGGADALRHLAEALDIPVIASTGHADVMPHGHPLFAGQGGPRGNAVASRLTREADAILVLGARLAFNSTFLSHDYISASAAIAQVDIEGSAIGRYFPVSLGIQADARETAVALNMAVAQAGLTGAGWADWLAGFRKDRASLDAEREVEAGLDGVPLHPHRALAEIRTALPKNAIVTLDTGNACLNAADRLAHHQTPGLVTPLDFGLVGFGYAAALGAKAAAPERPVVAVMGDGGFGFTMAEITSAVHHNLGVIAVVLDNGAWGAEKAYQSEFFGGRLLGADIASPPYDEVARLCGANGWRAETPGELGAALEAALADGGPAVIHTKIDPTVLQTLRKDLFAAPK; from the coding sequence GTGAACAACAAGCCGACCATCAAGGGCGGTGACGCCGTCTATCGTGTCTTGCGCGATCAGGGTGTCACCACCGTGTTCGGCCTGCTTGGTGGATCCATGCTCGAACTCTATGACGCCCTTCATGGCGGCAACGAGATCGCCTATATCGGCGCGCGCGACGAACGCGCCGCCGGCCATATGGCCGACGCCTATGCCCGCATCTCCGGCGGGCCGGGCGTTGTGTTGGGTGCGCAAGCCGGACCGGGCGTCGTCAACCTGACGACGGCGGTTGCTGAAGCGCATCTCGCCTATTCGCCGCTTGTCGTCATCGCCGGCGCCATCCAACGCGCCGATCTCGGCAAGGATACCTTTCAGGAAGTCGATCAGGTCGGGCTGTTCGCGCCGATCTCCAAGCGTTCGATCATGGTCAACGAACCGGAGCGGCTCGCACCCATGCTGCGCGATGCCATGCGTCTGGCGATGAGCGGCCGGCGCGGTCCCGTCGTCTTGCATGTTCCACGCGATCTCTTCGCCACGAACGTGGCGGAACCGGAACCAGGCCCGGTCGCGATCGCCAAGGCAGGTCCGCCGGCACCCGACGAGATCGCGTCCATGGTGTCGCTTTTGGCGAAAGCCAAGGCACCGATCATCGTCGCCGGCGGCGGTCTCAAATGGGCGGGCGGCGCGGATGCGCTGCGCCATCTTGCGGAGGCACTCGACATCCCCGTCATCGCCTCGACCGGCCACGCCGATGTCATGCCGCACGGCCACCCGCTCTTCGCCGGCCAGGGCGGTCCCCGCGGCAACGCGGTCGCCAGCCGGCTGACACGCGAGGCCGATGCGATCCTGGTCCTGGGCGCCCGGCTCGCCTTCAATTCGACCTTCCTCAGCCACGACTACATCTCGGCCAGCGCGGCCATCGCCCAGGTCGACATCGAAGGCAGCGCCATCGGGCGCTACTTCCCCGTATCGCTCGGCATTCAGGCAGACGCCAGGGAGACGGCGGTCGCACTCAACATGGCGGTTGCCCAGGCGGGGCTGACAGGCGCTGGTTGGGCCGATTGGCTGGCCGGTTTTCGCAAGGACCGTGCGTCGCTCGATGCCGAACGCGAAGTTGAAGCAGGTTTGGACGGCGTGCCGCTTCACCCGCACCGCGCGCTGGCGGAAATCCGCACCGCCTTGCCGAAAAACGCCATCGTCACGCTGGACACCGGCAACGCCTGCTTGAATGCCGCCGACCGGTTGGCCCACCACCAGACGCCCGGGCTGGTCACGCCGCTTGATTTCGGGCTCGTGGGTTTTGGCTATGCCGCGGCCCTGGGCGCCAAGGCGGCGGCGCCGGAACGCCCGGTTGTCGCCGTCATGGGCGACGGCGGGTTCGGCTTCACCATGGCCGAGATCACATCGGCCGTGCATCACAATCTCGGTGTCATCGCGGTGGTTCTGGATAACGGCGCCTGGGGCGCTGAGAAAGCCTATCAAAGCGAGTTTTTCGGCGGTCGCCTGTTGGGCGCCGATATCGCGAGCCCGCCCTATGACGAGGTCGCGCGCCTGTGTGGCGCCAACGGCTGGCGCGCAGAAACGCCCGGTGAACTAGGTGCTGCCTTGGAAGCGGCACTTGCCGACGGCGGACCGGCCGTCATTCACACCAAGATCGACCCGACGGTGCTGCAGACCCTGCGAAAAGACCTATTTGCCGCGCCGAAATAG